TTTAAAACATGATACCGCCTGGAGTTTGCCACTAGGCGGTATCATCAATGATGAAATCCATAGACACGGACGGAGCCAGGACGGCACAACAGAGTATATAGACGAACTTGCACAACTATATCCGGATAATGTAACAGTTTATCGTAAGCCAGACGGTATCTTCTGGAACGGAAAGCGGGAAATGGTAAACGAACCCATTTCTAACATCCGCGAAGAGTGTTTGCTGTGGCAGGTTGATGTCGATGAATTATGGACTATCGAGCAGATTTGCCAAGCTCGGCAAATGTTTATCAACAATCCTGATAAAACAGCAGCTTTCTATTGGTGCTGGTATTTTGTAGGCGAAAATTTAGTTATTAGCACTCGGAATTGTTATGCTCAGAATCCTCAACAAGATTGGTTGCGAACTTGGAGATATAAGCCAGGAACAGTGTGGGTAGCACATGAACCGCCTGTACTAGCCCAGCCTTTGTTAAATGGCCAATGGCTTGATGTTGCCAAGGTTAATCCTTTTAGGCACGAAGAAACAGAAAAACACGGACTAATTTTTCAGCACTTTGCATATGTGACGCCAGAGCAGTTGAACTTTAAAGAAAAATACTACGGTTATGCAAACGCTGTCTCGCAGTGGACAGAGTTGCAGAGAGAAACTAAATTTCCAGTTCTACTGAGCAAATATTTTTGGTGGGTTCAGGATGAAACTATGGTTGATACTGCTACGTCGTGCGGTGTACTACCAATTGCAAAGAAAGAAAAAGATAATGTCTGGCAGTTCCTGCAACCGGATGCTCAGTTGAGACAAAAAGCAACCATTAAAAAGATATCGCCAATAATTATTATTGATGGTGTATTTTTCCAGTTGTATAAAACCGGAATAGCCCGGGTTTGGCAGTCATTGCTAGAAGAATGGGCAGAAAATGGTTTTGCACAGCATATTGTTGTACTTGATAGGGCTGGAACTTCCCCCAAAATTCCTGGTATTCATTATCGTTCTGTGCCGCCTTATGATTATGGCGCAACTGATGGCGATCGCCAAATGCTACAAGAAGTGTGTGATGAACAGGATGCAGACTTATTTATCTCCACTTACTACACAACACCTCTTTCAACGCCTTCCGTGTTCATGGCGTATGACATGATTCCAGAAGTTATGGAGTGGGATCTGGCTAATCCCATGTGGTGTGAAAAGAATCACGGAATTCAAGAGGCATCTGGATATTTAGCAATTTCTGAAAGTACGGCTCGTGACTTGGTTAAGTTTTTCCCGCATATTTCCCCAGAGTTAGTAACAGTAGCGCCCTGCGGAGTTAAAAGCACTTTCTCGCCCGCCAGTCTAGAGGAGATTAATCAATTTAAGACAAAGTACGGCATCTCAAAACCCTACTTTATTATTGTCGGTACAGGCGGTTATAAAAATACTATTTTGTTTTTTCAAGCTTTTGGTCAAATTCACAGTAAAGAAGGTTTTGAGATTGTCTGTACGGGTAGTGGAGGCTTTCTGCAAGATGAGTTTAGAGTCCATACATCGGGTAGTGTTGTCCATATGCTGCAACTGAGCGATGAGGAACTAAAAGCAGCTTATTCGGGCGCTGTAGCACTGGTTTATCCGTCGAAGTATGAAGGTTTTGGGTTGCCAGTTCTTGAAGCGATCGCCTGTGGTTGTCCCGTAATCACTTGCCCCAATTCTTCAATTCCTGAAGTTGCAGGGAAAGCAGCTTTATATGTGAATGACGCTGATATTAATGGGCTTGCAAATGCCCTTTGCGATGTCCAAAAGCCGGAGGTTCGTAGCTCATTAATTGCTGCTGGCTTGGAACAAGCGAAAAATTTTTCGTGGTCAAAAATGGCGAAAACGGTGAGTTCTGCATTGATAGACGCGACTCTTCTGCCTTTAAAAGTGGGGGAAATTAATTTAATCGCTTTCCCGGATTGGGAGCAGCCAGAAGAGTCGCTTGCCTTAGAATTGGAGCACGTTATCAGGGCGCTCGCCACTCACCCTGATAGAAGTCACATAACTCTGCTGATACACGCCGACAATATTTCTGATGACGATGCCAACCTCGTTTTATCTAGTGCTGCCATGAATCTTCTCATGCAAGAAGATTTGGATGTCAGCGAAGGGTCACAAATTTCCCTCATAGGTAATTTGGCGGCAATTCAGTGGGAGGCTCTATTCCCCCGCCTTCATGGTCGAATTGTTCTGGAGGATGAAAATCAACAAGCGATCGCAGCCGTAAAAGCAGAAAATATTCCCACCTTTGACCTATATAGCTTTAGCAGCAGCATTAAACTTGCCTAGACAGGCTTGGCGTGGTGCGGCTAGGCGAAGAAATAATTATTGACTGGATTCAACATACCTTTGCCACATCTGTCCGTAAGCCTTTTCCATTTCGCGGGTAAACTGTTTGGCATTCCATAGGGGTGCTGTTTGCCTCGATTGGCGCAATTTCCAGGCTATTTGCTGGCGCAAAGCTGCGTCTTTCCCTAAGCGAACTCCCCACTCTACATACTCTTCATCTGTCCACGCAATTCCTTCAGTTACACCGACATTCATCATCATGGTGTAGCTGTTACGAGCAGCAAATTGTTGCCCAACTCGCGTCACCAAGGGAATGCCCATCCACAGAGTTTCTAGGGTTGTCGTGGCTCCGTTGTAGGGATAGGTATCCAGAACTATGTCAGCAATGCCCAGGTTAGCTCGATGAACTTCTTCTGAAACCTCGAAGGGCAAAAATCGCAGGCGATCGCAAGCGACACCCTCCTCCTCTGCAACTTGTTCAAAAAAGGTCTTTGTGTTTTCCTTATCAGCTTCACCTTTAACGAGGAGGTAGCTATTTGGCACTTCTTTCAGAATCCTCATCTGTAACCGCGCATTATCAAGATGACGTTTATATCCCTTCTGAGTTACAAAATATACGACAGCATCACTATTGATATTTAAAAGATCGCGTCGTAGGCTAGGCACACCCACCTCAAACCCATCCACTGCAACATACGTTTGGGGCAGTCGCCAGATTGTTTCTGTATAATAATCCTGTGCAGAGTCAGGCAAGACATAAGGATCGGCAATAAAGTAGTCAATTGATGGCAGCCCCGAAGCATCCCAACCGAGCCAAGTAACTTGAATCGGGGCAGGCTTTATAGCCAGGATTTGGCATGAAGAGTCAAGAGTGATACTATCGAGATCGACAATAATATCAATTTCATCTTGTTGGATTCGCTCCAAAACTTCTGTACCAGCTAACTTAAATACATAAGTTGTATAGGCATTCTTAACGAACCATTGCTGTGAAAAATCACCTATATGAGATTGATTGATCATATAGGCATATATCTGAAATTGCTCTCGGTTATGATGCTGAAAAATCCAGCGAGATATCCAGCCAACTGAATGTTTACGCAGGCAATGGGAAATATAACCTATTTTCAAAACTTTACTTGAGGCCTTAAGTGGCCGGGGCACTGATGAAAATCGGTATTCTGCTACTAATTCTTTTGAAATTATTTCAATATTATTTTGAGCTAGCTGGCTTATTTTATTTTGAATGGGACGATTATAGCTAGGATTATCTGTAAAATATGGAAGAAAAAATGTTGATAAAAAAAGACGTAAAGTGGACACTCCGTCGATATTTAGAGGCCAGTGCTTTATTATTGAATTCAATAACCAGCACTGTCGCTGTACGGCTAAACAGCTTTCTTCCCAATAGCCAGTTGCCGACATAAAACTTCTAATTATTATAGAATTTGCAAAAGCCTGCTCTGGGAGTGTCTTAGCCAAAGTGTAACAAAGCTTTGCTGT
The window above is part of the Microcoleus sp. FACHB-831 genome. Proteins encoded here:
- a CDS encoding FkbM family methyltransferase gives rise to the protein MSENYSNSELNRLIAPEIKNDEFYAAIHKIARHEDIKTILEIGSSSGQGSTEAFVSGLRENANKPMLFCMEVSKTRFAELQKRYENDFFIKCYNVSSVSIEKFPSESDVIKFYSGTPTGLNSYPLEQVLGWLRQDIEYVKNSGVASDGIKKIKQENNIDFFDVVLIDGSEFTGSVELEEVYGAKFILLDDITTFKNYKTHQRLLADKKYVLQKQNILLRNGYSIFKRSNDIDNFMFEEEKVEQFLVMNMVRPGMTVFDIGANVGDYSILFSNLVGSSGKVYSFEPTSSTFKKLQNRVENSVCRNIYAFQKAVFSENKQIEFNEFAEEYSVWNSIGKPQMLNPQTLKGYVPIIKSEIVDAITLDFFCKQQNISKIGYLKIDVEGAESDVLHGATQLLGERCIDFIQFEISQKMLEGLNRKGQDTFDILIKNGYECHRITSNGEIGEEVKGSESFYENYIAFPCLPIHFFTIVLNGEPFIRYHIEIFKQLPFNWHWHIVEGVADLKHDTAWSLPLGGIINDEIHRHGRSQDGTTEYIDELAQLYPDNVTVYRKPDGIFWNGKREMVNEPISNIREECLLWQVDVDELWTIEQICQARQMFINNPDKTAAFYWCWYFVGENLVISTRNCYAQNPQQDWLRTWRYKPGTVWVAHEPPVLAQPLLNGQWLDVAKVNPFRHEETEKHGLIFQHFAYVTPEQLNFKEKYYGYANAVSQWTELQRETKFPVLLSKYFWWVQDETMVDTATSCGVLPIAKKEKDNVWQFLQPDAQLRQKATIKKISPIIIIDGVFFQLYKTGIARVWQSLLEEWAENGFAQHIVVLDRAGTSPKIPGIHYRSVPPYDYGATDGDRQMLQEVCDEQDADLFISTYYTTPLSTPSVFMAYDMIPEVMEWDLANPMWCEKNHGIQEASGYLAISESTARDLVKFFPHISPELVTVAPCGVKSTFSPASLEEINQFKTKYGISKPYFIIVGTGGYKNTILFFQAFGQIHSKEGFEIVCTGSGGFLQDEFRVHTSGSVVHMLQLSDEELKAAYSGAVALVYPSKYEGFGLPVLEAIACGCPVITCPNSSIPEVAGKAALYVNDADINGLANALCDVQKPEVRSSLIAAGLEQAKNFSWSKMAKTVSSALIDATLLPLKVGEINLIAFPDWEQPEESLALELEHVIRALATHPDRSHITLLIHADNISDDDANLVLSSAAMNLLMQEDLDVSEGSQISLIGNLAAIQWEALFPRLHGRIVLEDENQQAIAAVKAENIPTFDLYSFSSSIKLA
- a CDS encoding O-linked N-acetylglucosamine transferase, SPINDLY family protein, with the protein product MTDVNSIANIDNWQYQAHQLLIQGDYTMAASLYEQAIEAEPDVKSHYWYLGLLLLLQGQETEAQTAWWLGMAQGDPEKVELWTSDLVKVLQTEAERRESFADYQMAWAIRQHMRQVSPRDINNLLHIIQLSINVEKFTDEDLTSLGIINFLSTEELVADANLLLQVLESILDYAPGEPSILKFVEACLGHAHPPEAFTDVIMLAAISIAYSLRRPTLASDLAELCLRLEPKNIKILMHLAAFYQDSRQYSKGIETAKLCYTLAKTLPEQAFANSIIIRSFMSATGYWEESCLAVQRQCWLLNSIIKHWPLNIDGVSTLRLFLSTFFLPYFTDNPSYNRPIQNKISQLAQNNIEIISKELVAEYRFSSVPRPLKASSKVLKIGYISHCLRKHSVGWISRWIFQHHNREQFQIYAYMINQSHIGDFSQQWFVKNAYTTYVFKLAGTEVLERIQQDEIDIIVDLDSITLDSSCQILAIKPAPIQVTWLGWDASGLPSIDYFIADPYVLPDSAQDYYTETIWRLPQTYVAVDGFEVGVPSLRRDLLNINSDAVVYFVTQKGYKRHLDNARLQMRILKEVPNSYLLVKGEADKENTKTFFEQVAEEEGVACDRLRFLPFEVSEEVHRANLGIADIVLDTYPYNGATTTLETLWMGIPLVTRVGQQFAARNSYTMMMNVGVTEGIAWTDEEYVEWGVRLGKDAALRQQIAWKLRQSRQTAPLWNAKQFTREMEKAYGQMWQRYVESSQ